The Hippoglossus stenolepis isolate QCI-W04-F060 chromosome 1, HSTE1.2, whole genome shotgun sequence DNA segment GAAAGACAGTTGCTCGCCCTGTCCTTGCTGTAAATTaagcgtgcatgtgcgtgcttGTGTTTCAGAACCCAGTGACAGGTCTTCTGCCCGCCAGTACCCAGAAGAAGGACGCCTGGGTGAGGGACAACGTGTACAGTGTCCTGGCCGTGTGGGGGCTGGGCATGGCCTACCGCAAGAATGCAGACCGCGATGAAGACAAGGCCAAAGCCTACGAACTGGAGCAGGTGTGTTTGTGACGGAGAGATTTGATAGATTTACTCTTTAATAGAAAATCTATTAATTTAATACTTGTTGTGTCTACTTagtaataaaaatgatgaattgcagtttttatttgactcagtttggtttaataatacaaaacagAAGTATTTATTACcataacatattttaatattattatttcatcaagGTTATAATGCCACTGAAAGACAGTAACTAATAATACTGAAGTTTTACTAAGTTTACACACAATGGCATGTGACGTTACAACAATCAAACCACAGTGATCATACATGAAATCTGAAAGATAAGGAAAGTGTGAAATAAATGCAGACGGACGTGATTGTCTCCTCACTGAATCACAGAGTAACATCTACTGGACTAAACACGGGAAACAGTTTGGATAATTGGGATGTTTAGTTCGTTTAGCTGTTCACTGATGAGATGTTGTTGCTTTGCAGAGTGTGGTGAAACTGATGCAGGGGCTGCTACAGTGCATGATGAGGCAGGTACGTCAGCACAgcattcatttgtgtttgctcACAGAAACGTCACGTGGTGGCAGGAAATCCACTCAGCCAGTGTTTATGTTCTGAGAAACCAAAGCTTGTTATCTGGGGCATTTTGGTATTTAAACAAGAGTGATTCATGTGAACAGCTCAACCTGGTGTCTGGACACAGTCAGTTACTATCTGCACAGGCAGGTCAAACTATGTTGTTgatcagaaaaataaactaatgaTTATCGATATGTTTGTAAACTAGGAAAGAGGCTTCACCGTCTGCTGCTgggatatttatatatgtttagtGGAAATTTAACACCACTGAGTTCTCTGTTGGAATTTGCATTCATACGTTCATTTGCTTTCAGGTGGCCAAGGTGGAGAAGTTCAAACACACCCAGAGCACAAACGACTGCTTGCACGCCAAATACGACACGCCCACCTGTTCCACAGTGGTGGGGGATGACCAGTGGGGGCATCTGCAGGTGGATGCCACCTCCATTTACCTGTTGATGCTGGCTCAGATGACAGCGTCAGGTACAGCAGTGATGCAGAGCGGTGccctttctctgtgtttgtcttcttaGAGTATATTATTTTTGGAGATCCTTTGGTATAAAGTTGGTATAGATTCCTTTCTGGCTACACTACAGGCTCTCAAGAGGGACAATCTGAATatccaaaacacacatttattatgCAAGCGGCACTGAACATGAGTTggctgctgagtgtgtgtcgtTATCGTGCAGGTCTTCGTATCATCTCTAACCTGGATGAGGTGGCCTTCATCCAAAACTTGGTCTTCTACATAGAAGCTGCCTACAAAGTGGCGGTGAGTAAGATTTAGGTTTGGGGAAGGGTTTGCGAGAGAACAAGAGTTTGTGGATGAGAAAATGATCAGAGTGAAACATCACGCAACCAAATCTCAGTTGAATTGTGGGTAATATAGGTGCCATGGTTCTGTGGTACATGCTGCATCGATTTATATGAACTCTCCATCATGTATCTGACAGTGAATGTAGTGCAATGCCAAACGAATGGAGTACTCTTTTAAATGTGACACTCAGAGCTACAGTGCAGAGAGAACAGCAGAGTTCAACGACTGGAGAATATGCTAAGAAATTAAGTAATTTCTTCCTCATGCAGGATTATGGGATGTGGGAGCGAGGTGACAAGACCAATCAGGGCATTCCCGAGCTCAATGGCAGCTCCGTAGGAATGGCTAAGGTACAGCAGAGTCCATTTGTTATTGTCAGCGTTCATTATTCACAGTACATTTAAGAACAAAAGTAGAAAGTGCTGTGTAAAATGTCTATTGCTGCCTGGGGTTGGGGATGGGGGTGTTGCAGGCTGCTCTGGAGGCCATAGACGAGCTGGATCTCTTCGGCGCTCACGGAGGACCGAAGTCAGTCATCCATGTTTTGCCGGATGAAGTGGAACGTTGTCAGGTACCTCTGAATTTCCCTCAAGCCTTCTCAATATCCTCGACTGCTCATCTCCTTTTTATTCTGCTCAGCTTGTCGGTGTGATTTCCCTCAGTCCATCCTCTGCTCCATGCTGCCAAGAGCTTCCACTTCCAAGGAGATCGACGCCGGTCTTCTGTCGGTCATCTCCTACCCGGCTTTTGCTGTGGAGGACGCTGACCTGGTGGCCATCACCAAGTCAGAAATCATAAGCAAACTGCAGGTACAGTCTCAGATGGAGAATCAAATAATTGGTGGTGGACGACCATAGAAACAGTACACAACTCAGCATTTTACCATATAAATTCCCTTGTATGTACAGTCAGTAGgcaattttcatatttaaaaattaaCAAATCACCTACTGCGTACAGTACATATCAGTCATAAATCTTGCGTTCTTTGGTATCATTGTCAGGGTCGGTTTGGCTGCTGCCGCTTCATCAGGGATGGATATCGTTGTCCTAAAGAGGTGAGATATTCTGACTATATGCTATAAACGCTCCACAAGTATCTAATGAGTGAGGATGTTTTCAGTGGATGTGATACACAAGGTGTTTGTAAGTGAACTGTGTGGAGTTTAATTTGAGCTGGAAGGTTTAAGTTCCGTGCTGTTGTGTCACTAGGATCCCACTCGGCTGCACTACGATCCTGCCGAGCTCAAACTGTTTGAGAACATCGAATGTGAATGGCCTGTTTTCTGGACGTACCTCATCCTGGACGGAATTTTTACCGGAGACCAAGTGCAGGTGATAAAATCAAGTGCAACCGTCCACATAATGTTTCTACTGTGTGCACACAAGTATGCAGCCAACTTACTTCACTTGACTTGTACTTTTCACAGGTTCAGGAGTACCGGGAGGCCCTGGAGGGCATTCTGATCAGAGGGAAGAACGGCATCAAACTTGTGCCTGAACTTTATTCTGTACCAAGCGACAAGGTATCACATTTCCTGAGTGCAGCaccataaaaatgtttttgcaagTTGTTTTTACAAGTTGTCATGAAGTATACTGTGTTTGATTTAGTTGTGTGTTCCTCAGAGATGCTGGAAGTCAGTTTACACCATAATTAAATGGCCAACAACATTTTACAACAGTTTTATataatttcacacaaaaacagacagcaAACTCTAACTTATTGTATCTCAAAGCAGTAAAGTTCCATATTCAGTGGacggttcacacacacaatgcaggtGTATTCCTCATCCGAAGTGAACGtcagataaaaaagtttttgtCACAACTGAACCACTGTAGCTGTATAATCAAGCATTCAAAGAAGAATGAGAACATTGTCCCTCtgacaggtggaggaggagtgcaGCAATCCTCACTCGGTGGACAGAGTGGCCATGGGGCAGCTGCCGCACATGTGGGGACAGTCCCTCTACATCTTGAGTTCTCTTCTGGCTGAGGTATTCACACAGTACTCTTAGTGCACCACTTCAAATCTGCACAAGCACCTGTTTTAACTGACTCACAAATCAGGATAATGTGGATTTTATATTGTCAATGAGGAAAAAGGGCGTTAATATACGATGTTCTCAGTAAACAATGAAGCCCTACACACCACAACTCTTACCGCAAAACCACTGCCATCGTGTTCCCCGTCATTATTCAccgtttctctgtctctttctacaACAAGGGTTTTTTAGCACCAGGAGAGATAGACCCCCTcaacaggagattctccacaAACTTCAAGCCAGATGTTGTCGTGCAAGGTTGGTGATCGATGCATAGTTGTGTCAGAAGTTGGATTAAAATCAGATTTAGTTTCTACTTACCACTCAAGTTTTTTTATCCTATTAGAgatttgtgtgaaatgtggtcaTATTTAGCTTGTAAATTATGGCCCAAAACATCTAaacgtttgtgccaaattggaagaaattccctcaaggtcttttcttgtctgtctttctctcagtTTGTGTTCTGGCCGAGTCGGACGAGATCCAGGAGCTGTTAAGTGATCACGGGATAACGGTCCAGACGATGTCAGAGGTTCTGCCCATCAGGGTCATGCCTGCTCGCATCCTGAGCCATGTCTATGTCAAACTGGGTAAATAAGCACAAAGCGCTCTTTTCCTTAGTCAATATGTTTTGGTCCGTAGTGACATCATGTGTCGTTATCACAGGAAACTGCAAGAAACTGGATTTGGGTGGGAGGCCCTACAGACACATCGGCGTTCTGGGAACATCCAAATTCTACGAGATCCGAAATTGCTTCTATATATTCACCCCCCAGGTAAAACTAGCATGATAtgttcaaaatcaaatcaacaaagCTATTAAGAAGGAGGCAGTGATGAATTCTAACCTTTAATActttggtttctctctctctgcctgttctgttctgttcttccATGTTGTTCTCACCGTCCAGTTTCTGGATCAGCATCATTTCTACCTGGCACTGGACAACCAGATGATTGTGGAGATGTTACGAACAGAGCTGGCCTATCTCTCCTCTTGCTGGAGGATGACTGGACGACCCACGCTCACTTTCCCCATCACCCGCACTATGCTGGGTAAAGAGAATATCAACCAAAATGCTTAATGGGTCACAGGGGATTTTTTGTTGCAATACTTTGAATGACCACTGGGACAAGTTGGCAGCCAGGTTGAGTAGCAGTTTTGTATCCACCCATAGACAGTTTATAAAAATAGTCGTAGACTCCAGATTTTGTTGTACAGATTTGgaaattagattttgttttaatggaattGCTGATGTGTGAAACCTTCTGGCATTTAACTTTAAATGGCAGTGTGCGGTATCTGGGTATGAAGCTGTGATCATGAAGATACATACTGTATAATCCCATGTTTGTCAATTGATCTTTGTACACTGACAACTTCTTTACTTTTTACGTCCAGTTGAAGATGGGGATGCGATTGATCCGTGTATCCTAGCAACCCTCAGGAAACTACAGGATGGTTATTTTGCCGGAGCGAggtctgtctccatctgtaaCACAGAACATCACACAATTATATGCttttacatgtgtgttgtgGTAATTTTTGTGTGGATGTTACGACAGGGTGCAGATGTCCGACCTCTCCAGTTTCCAGACAACTTCCTTCCACACTCGTCTCAGCTTCCTGGATGAAGAGAACGATGACAGCTTACTCGAAGATGAAGACAAGGACGAGTATGGAGACGAATATGAAGAATATTACAAATGTGGGCCCTCAGgtagtgttaaagaaagtgtgtgtttctttcagtCGTATTAGATTAGTTGAAGTTGAACTGTGTATAATTGtggtgtgtttgtatttaactCCAGAGGGCTCAGACGACATGTTTGAGCAGTACCTcacgcagctcctccacagcaCCAACACCAAGAGCCATCTCCCTCCCATCCAGAGGGGCCAGCACCATGTCTTCAGTGCAGAACACACAACAAGAGACATCCTGTCTCTTATGGCCCAGGTCCAGGGCCTGAACCTACCCAGTGAGTCAGCCTTTAAAAACTTGGATGCTGGTGCAAATACCTGGGATGAGGTTCTGATATCAAAGCCACTGTATTTTAATACATTAAGggatacaaacacattttcctttttaaaaagggacaaaagttcacaaaacacaagtttgtttgtattattattattattttctttagtaGCTGGTTGCACACAGATTTCATGGCCAAAGACTTATTAGATAAATATGTGAACATACATATATCTATGACTAGAGCAatcgtcctccaaccagaaggtctgcGATTTGATCCCAGTGCCCTTCTTGTGATCAGGGGTGGATTTAGGGCCTCTGGTGGTAATTATAAAGGACGACAGAGCATGTGGGATTTGAACCGGTAACCTTCTAGTTCAGATGCCAATACTAATCACTACTCCACCGTACCACCTAGAAGCCATAAATTCATgtgtacaaaacaaaatacaaatacaaagtctCAAAAGCTCTATTTAGATAGATATAATACCAACTCACACAATGTTAGTACAAcagaattaaatgttttttggtgtgtgtgattTTCAGAGTCTACCATGTACCTGCCTGTGGCTCCATTCAAGAGCAAACACCGCAGATCTCTCAACCTCCTCGTGGTTCCTCATTCTCAGCACGGCTCACATGCAAAGCAGCACAAGGTGAGTGCAGCAGATCCTTCATCGAGCAAACACGTCTCTGTCGTGACTTCACCGTTGATCTGAGGTGTCACACTCTCATCCCTCACAAGCCCCACAGCGTCGCTGATCTGCACCTGCCTCGAGACTCTCAGGGCAACACAGACTTTGCGTCGTTGGCGAGGCAGCTGAAAGAGTGTCCCACTCTGCAGGACCAGGCGGACATCCTCTACATTCTCTACGTCATGAAGTACGGACATGTAGAGAACTGTCAACACACTGATTAATGGAAGCTTATGTCACACCTGAACAATGTGGTTTTCTTCTCATGACCAGAGGAGCTGATTGGCTGGTGGAGCTGTCAGGTCCTGGGCAGGGTGGGCTGAGCGTGCGTTCTCTGTTGGAGGAGCTCTATGTTCAGGCTGGAGCCTCTAAAGAGTGGGGTCTCATCAGATACATCTCTGGAATACTACGCAAGAGAGTGGAGGTCCTCGCAGAGGTCAGTGACGAGTCATAGTGGCCGGAGGCATCGTGTTTTCAGGTCATCCATCCGTCccgttgttgtgaacacaaaaCGTCAAGctcaccttgagggaatttcttttcttaattcacttggactcaaagaggGCAACCTTGCACAACTGTTTTTTGCCTTGTGTACgcattttttgaaaaacacctGCAAAAAATGTTGCAAAAATTTGGACTAAtggataaactgattagatttgagtggtcaaaggtcaaaggggaagcatgatatctcaagaagtTCCTTAAATTTTTGACCTGTTctcatttggactcaaagatttactgtctctctctctgcctctgctgccctgcaTCAGTATCACTGCCTGTGGAGTCAGCACCTCCACCATCCTAGCTTCCAGGTTAAGGgataaagatattttaaaggAGGTTAAAGATAATTGCTCATAACTCCTTATTGCATCTATGCAATACTAcctgagggagagatgaagTTGGAGCCTGAATTCCAAACTatatgttctgctgctgtgataaGCACTGCAAACGTGAGCTGTCTGTTACTAATCTCACTCCCCCTTtatatgtctgtctgttcctCAGGCCTGCACGGATCTGATCTCCCATCACAAGCAGCTGACTGTGGGTCTACCTCCTGAACCCAGAGAAAGAGTCATCACAGTGTAAGTCCTGGTAACAGGTAGCTGGAGTTATTGAGTGCTCACGTTAAGGCTTTGTTGAATTAATTAACACACAATAACTAAACTCTTCCTCCTCGGTGTTTCCTCTCAGGCCACTTCCTCCCGAGGAGTTGAACACACTCATCTATGAGGCCAGTGGTCAGGACATCAGTGTAGCTGTACTCACTCAGGTACGtccatacactgtatataaagaagtaTGTCTATAACCTTGTGGACCTGACATGTGACTTTTATCTGACATGACGTGTTTGTCATACAGGAAATCATGGTTTATCTCGCCATGTACGTGCGCACCCAGCCTGCTCTGTTCGGGGACATGCTTCGGCTCAGGATTGGACTCATCATGCAAGTGATGGCCACTGAGCTGGCCCGCAGCCTGCACTGTTCTGGTAGGAGAACCAAGCATGTTTACGCACCACAGGTCGAACTTTTCCTAATAGAGCTCACACATTATGCAACTTAGACTAGAAAAGTGCGATATAAAggaagtttattattattactacacaCAACCCTGAACATACACAaagagtaaaaatgaaaaactgtgcGACTTGTTTCTAGGGGAGGAGGCATCTGAGAGTCTGATGAGCCTGAGTCCGTTCGGCATGAAGAACCTCCTGCATCACATCCTCAGTGGCAAAGAGTTCGGGGTGGAGAGGAGCGGTGAGTCTCACCTTTTTCCCTGTCTCTCCTTGGGTCAGTTTGCATTAGTGGGCATTGAGATTTAAGTGAGAAGTTTAAGAGAAGAAAATAGACCATGAAAAAGGGTTAATGAGCCACAAAGACATATTTCAGTCTGCACCAGTGCACTGGACAGACTGATACTGCCGTCACCTCACCCTCACCATTCTCTTCCCATATATATACATGTGAAGGAGCTGTGGTATGCCATTTCGAAGCATTTGGGAATGTTGGGGgcagggggtgtgtgtgtgaggctctgtggcgcaatggaTAGCGCGTTGGACTTCTAGGTTGACCGAAGGCattcaaaggttgtgggttcgagtcccaccagAGTCGATAGTCCAAACTTTTAATCTGTGATACTGGTCTATTTGATCTGGTTGTTTTCTCCAACTCTGCAAAGTGCCGTCACTGGGCACAACGCCAGATTCCACCCCCAAAACTATAATTAGAAATAGCAGTAATTCCTATGTCAGGAAATTATCTATACAAGTTTatggtgttttttctctttggtttttgtctctgttcatCAGTGCGACCGATCCAGTCTACAGCCACGAGTCCGGCCATCTCAATCCACGAACTCGGCCACACTGGTGCCACCAAGACAGAACGCACAGGaatacacaaactgaagagtGACATAAAACAGGTGGGAGGCACaagtctatctatctatctatctatctatccttctgtctatctatctatccgtctgtctgtctgtctgtctgtctgtctgtctgtccgtctgtccgtctgtctatctatctatctgtctgttcgtctatctgtctatctatctatccttctgtctatctgtctgtctgtctgtctgtctgtctgtctgtctgtctgtctatctatctatctgtctgttcgtctatctgtctatctatctatccttctgtctatctatctatccgtctgtctgtctgtctgtctgtctatctatctatctgtctgtctgtctgtctgtctgtctgtctatctatctatccgtctatctgtctatctatccatctatctatctataacaGTCTTCTGTTTTTGGTTACAGCTGGATGACTCTCGGCCGCTCAGTGTGGGTTGAATTTGATAATAGTTTCTAGCATGTGACTGTTTCTAACGTCTTCCTCGACGACCGCCTTCCGCCTAAATCCTGCTTATAAAGCTGTCGTAACATTTTGTGAGCCACAGCGCCCTCATTGCTGGAACGTCTTCCACTTCAGTAGGAAAACATGCTTCGCTTCtctgatttgtatttttgtagaAGAGTGTTAAACTaatgttttttcaatttcatgAGCTTGTGAACAATCCAGAGCTGGAATCAGCGCAGCCTCATCTCTCTTTTGTCAAAGTATTTCACCATAgatttgtcatttgtttgtctcattattttattaatatcttGTAAAGTTATTTTCACTTCACAGATGGAAACATTATGCTGCTGTACGGCTGCAGCGTCATCATGGCTGTAGTATGAGAACCATGTGTCCCATCTCAAACTGCTCTCTGTCATCTGTCATCCATGTGTAGATCATCAGCGGGGGTCTTTCCTTAAGTAGCAATGTCACCTCTCCTCGCTCCACGGTAAACCATTCCACCTCATCTGCTTCAAATGATCTCGCTTTGTTCTGCACGGGGCCGTTGTAGTTagaatgtatttatgttttttttaatccagatTTTACGTTTTATTTAGTCACTTAAACATTTATGTGCATTTCTGCATGTGAGGACAACATTGGTGgtattttacctttttattattACCAGACTAAATAGACAAAAATCTGCAATTAATGAAATCTTCTAACAAGTGTTATCCATGTCGTCAAAGTAGTGATGTAGCTTGAGTCAGTGGCACAAAACTCCATCActatttataaacacacacacacactgaaaaaatgGTGTTTACcaacttaaaaataatttttaatCAGTTTATTCAGTTCAAGTTAACAAGTTATATTAACGCAAttgttaactttaatttgaaaaaaatcaatttgagTACAACTAACAATTCTGTTTTCAGTGTAGGAAAGAGTTATTGATCTTGATGTACTAACTGTTGAAAACAATGTCAAGCACTTTGATTTGAAAAGTGatgtattaattaaaaatgtattattatatcaaGCTGTGGCTACACAGATAGCACTTGGCCCTAAAGCTAAATTCACCaccatctt contains these protein-coding regions:
- the phka2 gene encoding phosphorylase b kinase regulatory subunit alpha, liver isoform isoform X2; translation: MRSRSNSGVRLDGYARLLQETILCHQNPVTGLLPASTQKKDAWVRDNVYSVLAVWGLGMAYRKNADRDEDKAKAYELEQSVVKLMQGLLQCMMRQVAKVEKFKHTQSTNDCLHAKYDTPTCSTVVGDDQWGHLQVDATSIYLLMLAQMTASGLRIISNLDEVAFIQNLVFYIEAAYKVADYGMWERGDKTNQGIPELNGSSVGMAKAALEAIDELDLFGAHGGPKSVIHVLPDEVERCQSILCSMLPRASTSKEIDAGLLSVISYPAFAVEDADLVAITKSEIISKLQGRFGCCRFIRDGYRCPKEDPTRLHYDPAELKLFENIECEWPVFWTYLILDGIFTGDQVQVQEYREALEGILIRGKNGIKLVPELYSVPSDKVEEECSNPHSVDRVAMGQLPHMWGQSLYILSSLLAEGFLAPGEIDPLNRRFSTNFKPDVVVQVCVLAESDEIQELLSDHGITVQTMSEVLPIRVMPARILSHVYVKLGNCKKLDLGGRPYRHIGVLGTSKFYEIRNCFYIFTPQFLDQHHFYLALDNQMIVEMLRTELAYLSSCWRMTGRPTLTFPITRTMLVEDGDAIDPCILATLRKLQDGYFAGARVQMSDLSSFQTTSFHTRLSFLDEENDDSLLEDEDKDEYGDEYEEYYKCGPSEGSDDMFEQYLTQLLHSTNTKSHLPPIQRGQHHVFSAEHTTRDILSLMAQVQGLNLPKSTMYLPVAPFKSKHRRSLNLLVVPHSQHGSHAKQHKPHSVADLHLPRDSQGNTDFASLARQLKECPTLQDQADILYILYVMKGADWLVELSGPGQGGLSVRSLLEELYVQAGASKEWGLIRYISGILRKRVEVLAEACTDLISHHKQLTVGLPPEPRERVITVPLPPEELNTLIYEASGQDISVAVLTQEIMVYLAMYVRTQPALFGDMLRLRIGLIMQVMATELARSLHCSGEEASESLMSLSPFGMKNLLHHILSGKEFGVERSVRPIQSTATSPAISIHELGHTGATKTERTGIHKLKSDIKQLDDSRPLSRCSSPSTPSGILSPVGPGPADGQLHWEERQGQWLRRRRLDGAINRVPVGFYQKVWTILQKCHGLSIDGYVLPSSTTREMTAGEIKFAVQVESVLNHVPQPEYRQLLVETLMVLGLVADVDVDSIGGIIYVDRILHLANDLFLNDQKSHSASDYFLEKDPATGICNFFYDSAPSGSFGTMTYLSKASITYVQDFLPSSSCLMQ
- the phka2 gene encoding phosphorylase b kinase regulatory subunit alpha, liver isoform isoform X1 produces the protein MRSRSNSGVRLDGYARLLQETILCHQNPVTGLLPASTQKKDAWVRDNVYSVLAVWGLGMAYRKNADRDEDKAKAYELEQSVVKLMQGLLQCMMRQVAKVEKFKHTQSTNDCLHAKYDTPTCSTVVGDDQWGHLQVDATSIYLLMLAQMTASGLRIISNLDEVAFIQNLVFYIEAAYKVADYGMWERGDKTNQGIPELNGSSVGMAKAALEAIDELDLFGAHGGPKSVIHVLPDEVERCQSILCSMLPRASTSKEIDAGLLSVISYPAFAVEDADLVAITKSEIISKLQGRFGCCRFIRDGYRCPKEDPTRLHYDPAELKLFENIECEWPVFWTYLILDGIFTGDQVQVQEYREALEGILIRGKNGIKLVPELYSVPSDKVEEECSNPHSVDRVAMGQLPHMWGQSLYILSSLLAEGFLAPGEIDPLNRRFSTNFKPDVVVQVCVLAESDEIQELLSDHGITVQTMSEVLPIRVMPARILSHVYVKLGNCKKLDLGGRPYRHIGVLGTSKFYEIRNCFYIFTPQFLDQHHFYLALDNQMIVEMLRTELAYLSSCWRMTGRPTLTFPITRTMLVEDGDAIDPCILATLRKLQDGYFAGARVQMSDLSSFQTTSFHTRLSFLDEENDDSLLEDEDKDEYGDEYEEYYKCGPSEGSDDMFEQYLTQLLHSTNTKSHLPPIQRGQHHVFSAEHTTRDILSLMAQVQGLNLPKSTMYLPVAPFKSKHRRSLNLLVVPHSQHGSHAKQHKPHSVADLHLPRDSQGNTDFASLARQLKECPTLQDQADILYILYVMKGADWLVELSGPGQGGLSVRSLLEELYVQAGASKEWGLIRYISGILRKRVEVLAEACTDLISHHKQLTVGLPPEPRERVITVPLPPEELNTLIYEASGQDISVAVLTQEIMVYLAMYVRTQPALFGDMLRLRIGLIMQVMATELARSLHCSGEEASESLMSLSPFGMKNLLHHILSGKEFGVERSVRPIQSTATSPAISIHELGHTGATKTERTGIHKLKSDIKQIISGGLSLSSNVTSPRSTRCSSPSTPSGILSPVGPGPADGQLHWEERQGQWLRRRRLDGAINRVPVGFYQKVWTILQKCHGLSIDGYVLPSSTTREMTAGEIKFAVQVESVLNHVPQPEYRQLLVETLMVLGLVADVDVDSIGGIIYVDRILHLANDLFLNDQKSHSASDYFLEKDPATGICNFFYDSAPSGSFGTMTYLSKASITYVQDFLPSSSCLMQ